A genome region from Arachis duranensis cultivar V14167 chromosome 6, aradu.V14167.gnm2.J7QH, whole genome shotgun sequence includes the following:
- the LOC107494871 gene encoding uncharacterized protein LOC107494871, which yields MRKSLRLSSIGLAVNDVREPPVRNFRTRFSLTSFAKRVQQLTEEQVSAILKTGFGNLLSVPNHSLSKVLLTELMETWNCEKQAFVLDSGEIRMTLLDAALILGLRVFGKPVVLREEEPFSELEELYGATKGKRKVDMKSLEERLDSIGGVMSDEFVRTFLLYTIGTFLSSNGKVDSRYLLFLEDLDEVCEFAWGAAVVEDLAQWLDKRKENNVQYVGGCLIFLQIWSFEHFDIARPQLQGHDLTFPRVCRWDNSKPIQRQKLSLRFKDLNDDQVIWTLQPTSSELQLEIIKEALGVLSDSTELESAENSLASTSSNVHEVDSESQLSISSKVHREEDEYYPENLEVEDNPKKSSTSNREYTEQKINLANLIVLDTPPNLRTCNTDYREQEINLENQVVEDTSPKLNTYNGKYEEMEILIVEDTPPNLCCSGKVHGQKEMNPENLIVDDTPKSNTYNGKYEEMENLIVEDTPPNLSCSSKVHGQKEMNPENLIVDDTPTSTGIIDEVTSEQKFNEGNSTQKLSLSEDELRKRNVMLEEKVGQVMEKNKQFEEEIAELKKELDRLREENRGLRLYSTFADEFERHLLDYETN from the exons ATGAGGAAATCACTGAGGTTATCTTCCATTGGCCTCGCTGTCAACGACGTTCGGGAACCGCCG GTTAGGAATTTCAGGACTCGATTTTCCCTAACATCTTTCGCCAAGCGTGTTCAGCAACTCACGGAGGAGCAAGTATCCGCGATACTGAAGACTGGTTTCGGGAACTTGTTATCGGTCCCCAATCATTCACTTAGCAAAGTGTTGCTAACAGAGTTAATGGAAACTTGGAACTGCGAGAAGCAAGCTTTTGTGCTTGATTCAGGTGAAATTCGTATGACATTGTTAGATGCTGCTCTGATATTGGGGCTTCGAGTGTTTGGAAAACCGGTAGTGTTGAGAGAGGAGGAGCCATTCTCCGAATTGGAAGAGTTGTATGGTGCAACAAAGGGGAAGAGGAAGGTGGACATGAAGTCCCTTGAAGAGAGGCTTGATTCGATTGGGGGAGTTATGAGTGATGAGTTTGTGAGGACCTTCTTGCTTTACACAATTGGGACCTTTCTTTCCTCCAATGGGAAAGTGGATTCCCGGTACTTGTTGTTTCTTGAGGATTTGGATGAGGTTTGTGAGTTTGCTTGGGGTGCTGCTGTTGTTGAGGATTTGGCTCAGTGGCTTGACAAGAGGAAAGAAAACAATGTGCAGTATGTGGGTGGCTGCCTTATATTTCTCCAA ATATGGTCTTTTGAGCATTTTGATATAGCACGGCCACAGTTGCAAGGTCATGATTTGACCTTTCCTCGTGTATGTCGATGGGACAATAGCAAACCTATTCAAAGGCAAAAGCTTAGTTTAAGGTTTAAGGACCTAAACGATGACCAG GTAATTTGGACCCTTCAACCTACTTCTAGTGAATTGCAATTAGAGATTATCAAAGAAGCACTTGGGGTGCTGAGTGACAGCACAGAGCTTGAAAGTGCAGAAAACTCTTTGGCAAGCACGTCAAGCAAT GTTCATGAAGTAGATTCAGAGTCACAGCTTAGTATCTCTAGCAAGGTACATAGAGAGGAGGATGAGTATTATCCTGAAAACCTGGAAGTGGAGGACAATCCCAAAAAGTCAagcacaagtaacagagaataCACAGAGCAGAAGATCAATCTTGCAAACCTTATAGTGCTAGACACCCCTCCAAACTTGAGAACTTGTAACACAGATTATCGAGAGCAGGAGATCAATCTTGAAAACCAGGTAGTGGAGGATACCTCACCAAAGTTGAACACTTACAatggaaaatatgaagaaaTGGAAATTCTGATAGTAGAGGACACACCTCCAAATTTGTGCTGTTCTGGTAAAGTTCATGGACAAAAAGAGATGAATCCTGAAAACCTCATAGTTGATGACACACCAAAGTCGAACACTTACAatggaaaatatgaagaaaTGGAAAATCTGATAGTAGAGGACACACCTCCAAATTTGAGCTGTTCTAGTAAAGTTCATGGACAGAAAGAGATGAATCCTGAAAACCTCATAGTTGATGATACCCCTACAAGTACAGGCATTATTGATGAAGTAACCAGCGAACAGAAGTTCAATGAGGGAAATAGTACCCAAAAGTTGAGCCTTTCTGAG GATGAATTAAGAAAGAGAAATGTCATGCTAGAAGAGAAAGTAGGCCAAGTAATGgagaaaaataaacaatttgAAGAAGAGATCGCTGAGTTGAAGAAAGAGCTGGATAGATTGAGAGAAGAGAACAGAGGGTTAAGGCTCTATAGTACCTTTGCTGATGAATTCGAAAGGCATCTTTTGGATTATGAAACAAATTGA
- the LOC107494873 gene encoding non-specific lipid-transfer protein 1 — MASNNLVVRLVCCAIVCAAALSIITTVPKAEAAVSCGQLTNELMPCLSYILYGGNTVPQGCCNGVRTVFNTARTTPDRQAVCNCIKSSIVGVPYTNFNIINAAAVPKKCGVNISYQISPNIDCSRVQ; from the exons ATGGCTAGCAACAATCTTGTGGTGAGATTGGTATGCTGTGCGATCGTCTGCGCCGCGGCACTGAGTATAATAACCACCGTTCCAAAGGCGGAAGCAGCCGTGTCATGCGGCCAACTCACAAACGAGCTCATGCCATGCTTGTCATACATATTGTATGGGGGGAACACGGTGCCTCAAGGGTGCTGCAATGGGGTTAGGACCGTCTTTAACACCGCTCGGACCACCCCGGACCGGCAAGCCGTATGCAACTGCATTAAAAGCTCCATTGTTGGAGTCCCTTACACTAACTTTAACATTATCAATGCTGCTGCCGTTCCAAAGAAATGTGGTGTCAACATTTCTTACCAGATCAGTCCCAATATTGATTGCAGCAG AGTGCAGTAA
- the LOC107494884 gene encoding uncharacterized protein LOC107494884 isoform X2, which translates to MPHNTQPLTALLVFTGLNAVLCSTITPVYDFVCFLPYWERRRERHHQEHEAAMLMANNSK; encoded by the exons ATGCCTCACAATACTCAACCTCTGACAGCACTTTTGGTGTTCACGGGACTGAATGCAGTTTTGTGTTCAACCATTACTCCAGTTTATGATTTTGTTTGCTTTCTACCCTATTGGGAAAGAAGG AGGGAAAGGCATCACCAAGAGCATGAAGCTGCTATGCTTATGGCTAACAATTCAAAATAA
- the LOC107494884 gene encoding uncharacterized protein LOC107494884 isoform X1, translating to MPHNTQPLTALLVFTGLNAVLCSTITPVYDFVCFLPYWERRVKIFSVFLNLENQFSDPCSFTGVC from the coding sequence ATGCCTCACAATACTCAACCTCTGACAGCACTTTTGGTGTTCACGGGACTGAATGCAGTTTTGTGTTCAACCATTACTCCAGTTTATGATTTTGTTTGCTTTCTACCCTATTGGGAAAGAAGGGTAAAGattttctctgtttttcttaATCTTGAAAACCAGTTCTCTGATCCATGTTCTTTCACCGGAGTTTGCTAA